Part of the Shewanella eurypsychrophilus genome is shown below.
ACGATAGAGAGTGTGACTGTGAATCAACCTACATCGGGTTGGTATTATGTTTCGGTGCAAAGTATGCCTAGCAGCGAAGATGTGACGCTAAAGGTCACCCTTAAATAGCATTCAGTCGCTATTGTAAGCGACTTATGTAATTTATGAATGAAAGCAAACGGGTCTTAGGCAACTAAGGCCCATTTTTATGTCATTAATCGGTGTATGAAAGCCGATTTACTAGCGGAAAAAGATAAAAAAATGGCCCCGCCTTAAATAAGGGGAGCCACAAGAATTCTTATAAAGAATCTGCATATGAATGATTAAGCTTGCATAGCGCTAGCAAACAAACTTAACTCTTCATTTGGAGGCTCAAGGGAGCGTCCTAAAGGGAGGTGATGAACCATGATGAAAACATGTAGCACTCGCTACATATAGTCAGAGTCATGGGATCTGGATAAGTTCATCGTTATGGGGAAAAACTTAGATTAATTAGAATTCATCATTGAATATTGTAGGTGCAGGGCCTGTTACCGCTAGGTTTTCATATCGATTAGTACTTCTTGGTATGAATTTTAAAGCGATAAGAAGATAAAAAAATGGCCCCGCCTCAAATAAGGGGAGCCACAAGAATTCTTATAAAGAATCTGTATATGAATGATTAAGCTGCATAGCGCTAGCAAACAAACTTAACTCTTCATCTGGAGGCTCAAGTGAGCGTCCTAAAGGGAGGTGATGAACCATGATGAAAACATGTAGCAGTTGCTACATATAGTCAGAGTCATGGGATCTGGATAAGTTCATCGTTATGGGTAAAAACTTAGATTAATTAGAATTCATCATTGAATATTGTAGGTGCAGGGCCTGTTACCGCTAGGTTTTCATATCGATTAGTACTTCTTGGTATGAATTTTAAAGCGATAAGAAGATAAAAAAATGGCCCCGCCTCAAATAAGGGGAGCCATAAGAATTCTTATAAAGAATCTGCATATGAATAATTAAGCTGCATAGCGCTAGCAAACAAACTTAACTCTTCATTTGGAGGCTCAAGTGAGCGTCCTAAAGGGAGGTGATGAACCATGATGAAAACATGTAGCACTCGCTACATATAGTCAGAGTCCTGTTAACTGGATTAGTTCATTATCCAGATTAAAAATATTGAATTATTTTCGAGATCCTGTCATTCGGCTAAGTATTGGTTGGCTGCTGGGAAATGCCAGATAAAAAAATGGCCCCGCCTTAAGAAGGGGAGCCATAAGAATTCTTATTCAGAATCTGTAGTTGGAAACAAGAAAGTCGATTAGCGCTAGCAGTCGATAAACTGTTTCCAGTAGATACAAAGCGTATCTAAAGGGAGATGATGATGAACAGTGAAACGGCTTGGACGGTGTAAGGCTCAATTAGAGTATAAAACGTCGAAGCCAGAAATTCGGTTCACTATGTATGAGTCACCGAAACAGGAAAAGTTCATTATCTGATAAGAAAAAATAAGATTTTTTTCATTGAGGGAAAAAGAAGTAAAAAAAAGGGCAACACCAGTCTTTTATCAAGAGAGGGCTGCCTGATGATCATTTAAGATCAAGGGGACCGCGCTAGAAGTCCCAGGGAGAATGATGAACATGAAAACCTTCTTCGCTGTTCATATTCTTTGATGCTCTCAAAATGAATAAGTTCAAAAAATAGACGATGTTTTTTATGTTTATTTTATAGATAAAATTATCTTGTTGATTAGCTTAATAAACTAATGATCTCTTTTTCTATATCTTCAGGCTTAGTGGTAGAAGCAAGTCGTGTTAACACCTTTCCTTGGCTATTAATTAAGAATTTGGTGAAATTCCATTTGATCCCCTTGCTACCTAAAATCCCCTTAGCCTCAGATTTGAGGTACTCATAAAGGGGATGCGCCTCTGGACCATTGACCTCTATTTTCTCAAAGAGGGGAAAGCTTACGCCGAAGTTAAGCTCACAAAATGAGGCTATTTCACTTTCACTCCCCTTTTCTTGTGCCCCGAACTGGTTGCAGGGAAAGCCTAATATGACAAACTTTTCCGGACCATATTTTTCATAGAGAGCTTGTAGCCCTTTATATTGCGGAGTGAAACCACAGGCACTGGCAGTATTAACGATTAGAACAACCTTGTTTTTGTAGTCGGAAAGAGACACAGGCTGTCCCTGTATATTATTTACCGAAAAGTCATAGATGGAAGTTGTCATAGTTAGTCTCCTAAAGTTTTCAGCTAATCTATCAGCAAGTATAGTTTTGCGCAAGTGAATTGCTCACAATTTAAATTGTGCGCGACCCTTGATACAGCTTGTTTCTTTGGTTAGTCGATTTGTTGGTATGATCTCGTACTTTTAACCTTGTTATTTAATGTTTGAGATTATGTGTGTTATAAAATGAATTTTACTTTTTAAAACAGTTGGATACTGGTTGTTTTCTTTGGGTTTGATATTATTGTCAAAACGAATATTTAGAGACAATTATGAAAGCAAAACTTTGGGGAAGTATATTCCTACTATCGGGTATCTCAGTTACAGCAAGCGCTAATGACTTTGGCATAGGCCTTAATGATGATGTGATCTCGACAGAGGTAAACCTCAAATTACAAAATAATGCCACGGCCGCATTGGGCTACATCTACTCCAATGATGGTGGCCAATTGGCCTCAGGCGCGATGCACATTGCCCATGACGCTGGCATTCATCATTTTGAAATAGGTGCTAAATTCTCTTATGCTTGGGCTAAAGAGAGCGCAAATGGCAGTGCTGTGGGTATTGGTGGTCGTTATGTTATGGATCTAGGTTCCAAGCTTTCATTTCAAGCTTCTGGGTACTATGCTCCGTCGGTACTTTCTTTTGGCAGCGTCGATGGCATGTATGAAGTAGACAGCAAGATCCAATTTCAACTGAATCCAAGCTTAGCCCTGTACACTGGGTATCGAAATATCCGTCTTCAGTATGATAATAGCAATAATTCTACCTTTGATTCTGGCTTCTATATTGGCGGTAAAGCCAGCTTCTAATCTTTGCATATTTAGCATTGCACTTGAGCTTCAGGTGCAATGTATTACCTCAATTCATATCTAATTAACGCTAGCTTTCAATACATATCACCTTATCCATTCATCAGAATCTGAATTCAAAACTCAAAATAAGCTGGATTAGACTAAACTAATTTGTAGTGCTCTTGATTAGGAATACTATAGCCAAAGGAAGGCATTTTCTCCTGCCGCTTTGTTCTCCTCGTTTCCAGCAATACGATAGTAAGCTTCTCTTTATAAAGAGGTCTATCTCAGGCGGTTTTAAGACGTTTGGTCAGCATATTATTTACAAGGAGATTAAATAACATTCGATGTGTCAATGAGTAAAGCTATTGTTTCAGTTTACTAAATGATGGGGTTCCTATCATGTTTGGCGATTTATTCAACGGAAAACCGCATAACCTTCATCTATTTTGTAATTTGTATTGAATATTACGTCTTGTGTTAATAAACTTGGCTTGAATATGTAAACAGCTTGTGTTGCTGATGATTATCTCCAAGGATCAGGGGAGCCTCATAAAGCTAGGCTGTGAGTTGATTTAAGCTCAATAGAAACTAGATAAAAGGCTGACTGCTATGATCCGTAAAACATTTCTCTTACTATTTATTTTTTTTAGTCAGATTTTTTTTAATCAGGCTTCTGCAGTAGCATCAATCGATCAATCTTTTTTATTCAATGCTTCTCCTGAACAAGCTCCCCCCTCAACACATGCTGGCGTGACGCCTTGGATGGCAACATTAGAGAAAGCGGACAGTATTAGCCTGACAGGCGGAAGCTATTGGCTGGTTATGCCTACTTACATGTATGACAAGGAAACACGTTGGGCAGTTAGTGTCAGAAACTCCATTGTAGAGTCACTCGATTATTGGCTGATAGGTGATGATGGCAGCAGACAACATTCTCACAGTGGCTATTACGCACCCTATGAGTTTCTGTTTGATTACGGTAGGCAAGTAGAGCTTAACATTGGTGTGGGCTATTGGTTGATTGTAAAAATGGAGAGCCGATATTTTTCTTCAGTGCCTAAAGTTGAGCTTACCCCCTTGATTGAGCATAAGACGAATACAGATATTGAAGCTATGGCTGTGATGCTATGCCTTGGTGGGCTTATTTTTATCGCTTGTTATAACTTACTGATTTTCTTTTCTATCAAGGATCGCGCTTTTCTCTATTATGGCCTATATGTATTGGCATACTTTTTTGGTTGGGCGCTGACCTTCCATATTCCATCTCATTTGGTGGGATTTCATAACTTAGAGTTGCATCATCTATTTTTTATCAGTTTACCTATTTTTAATATTATGTTTTATAAACACTTTTTACAATTGCCTGAATACTCGCCTAAGCTTTGGCGCTTGAGTCAGTATTTGATGTGGGCCTGTATTATCGCGCTGCCGACCAGCATCTATCTGGTTTCTTATACCGCTCTTATCGCTTCTGTCTTGATCATGTTGTGGATTGGCTTGGCAATAACTTGTGGTAATGTTTGCTTAATTAAAGGTTTCTCTCCGGCGCGTTACTTTATATTTGCCTTTACCTGTTTGTTGCTACCTGCTGTCATCATTCTTCCAGGTAATCTGGGGTTGACTCCTGATTTTATTGAATATGCTGAGCTTGCTACTCTTATCGGTGGAACGGCTGATGCCTTACTACTTTCATTAGCCTTGGCCAACAAGATTAAATTGCTCTCAGAGGAACGTAAGACCTATATTGAGACCTTAGGTATGGCTTGGGAGAAAGCGCGTCATGATGAGCTG
Proteins encoded:
- a CDS encoding glutathione peroxidase, whose product is MTTSIYDFSVNNIQGQPVSLSDYKNKVVLIVNTASACGFTPQYKGLQALYEKYGPEKFVILGFPCNQFGAQEKGSESEIASFCELNFGVSFPLFEKIEVNGPEAHPLYEYLKSEAKGILGSKGIKWNFTKFLINSQGKVLTRLASTTKPEDIEKEIISLLS
- a CDS encoding YfaZ family outer membrane protein codes for the protein MKAKLWGSIFLLSGISVTASANDFGIGLNDDVISTEVNLKLQNNATAALGYIYSNDGGQLASGAMHIAHDAGIHHFEIGAKFSYAWAKESANGSAVGIGGRYVMDLGSKLSFQASGYYAPSVLSFGSVDGMYEVDSKIQFQLNPSLALYTGYRNIRLQYDNSNNSTFDSGFYIGGKASF
- a CDS encoding diguanylate cyclase — encoded protein: MIRKTFLLLFIFFSQIFFNQASAVASIDQSFLFNASPEQAPPSTHAGVTPWMATLEKADSISLTGGSYWLVMPTYMYDKETRWAVSVRNSIVESLDYWLIGDDGSRQHSHSGYYAPYEFLFDYGRQVELNIGVGYWLIVKMESRYFSSVPKVELTPLIEHKTNTDIEAMAVMLCLGGLIFIACYNLLIFFSIKDRAFLYYGLYVLAYFFGWALTFHIPSHLVGFHNLELHHLFFISLPIFNIMFYKHFLQLPEYSPKLWRLSQYLMWACIIALPTSIYLVSYTALIASVLIMLWIGLAITCGNVCLIKGFSPARYFIFAFTCLLLPAVIILPGNLGLTPDFIEYAELATLIGGTADALLLSLALANKIKLLSEERKTYIETLGMAWEKARHDELTQLQNRHAFDEYMQTVLLGQKAKRAEHLILIDIDGVTQINHTLGHQKGDSLLKLVANQLKSICEAHERARLFRIGGDNFVILLSTEQTQSFILQLDRLSHALENEGYRDTGISYGYAVNSEVKDASEWLRSADKNMYKVKTEKRRDKQARSVALTAETELLG